Proteins from one Geomonas agri genomic window:
- the hisI gene encoding phosphoribosyl-AMP cyclohydrolase: MIKIDFEKMGGLIPAVIQDNESGEVLMVAFMDEKTLNLTLETGKTWFFSRTRNKYWMKGEESGNTQEVIEVLTDCDADTVVIKVKQNGPAACHTGNRSCFYVKYENGTWVEHSNPLFDPNTVYKK; encoded by the coding sequence ATCCCTGCTGTTATCCAGGACAACGAAAGCGGGGAAGTGTTGATGGTCGCGTTCATGGACGAGAAGACCCTGAACCTGACCCTGGAAACCGGCAAGACCTGGTTCTTCAGCCGCACCAGGAACAAGTACTGGATGAAGGGCGAAGAGTCCGGCAACACCCAGGAAGTGATCGAGGTGCTTACCGACTGCGACGCCGACACCGTGGTGATCAAGGTAAAGCAGAACGGGCCCGCCGCCTGCCACACCGGCAACCGGAGCTGCTTCTACGTAAAATACGAGAACGGCACCTGGGTCGAGCACTCCAACCCGCTCTTCGATCCCAACACCGTCTACAAGAAATAA